A portion of the Manihot esculenta cultivar AM560-2 chromosome 2, M.esculenta_v8, whole genome shotgun sequence genome contains these proteins:
- the LOC110608605 gene encoding phosphatidylinositol:ceramide inositolphosphotransferase 1 isoform X2, with the protein MPLYVDRGAPKLWRKICAETSIEVSLVVENWKPLLAGLIFQYIHGLAARGIHYLHRPGPTLQDIGFFLLPELGEDKAYISETLFTFIFCSFVLWTFHPFILQYKKIYTALVWCRVLAYLVACQILRIVTFYSTHLPGPNYHCHQGSKLARLPPPESAIELLVINFSRGVNYGCGDLIFSSHMIFTIVFVRTYQKCIKQFAWLLAVIQSLLILASHKHYTVDVVVAWYTVNLVAFYIDKKMPELPDRSTGLTSLPPLPVSREKDSRGMEEHHKLLSGVSVEISN; encoded by the exons ATGCCTCTTTATGTTGATCGCGGGGCTCCCAAG CTATGGAGAAAAATTTGCGCAGAAACATCCATAGAAGTCTCGCTGGTTGTTGAAAATTGGAAGCCTCTTCTTGCTGGACTCATATTTCAG TACATACATGGGTTAGCTGCTCGTGGAATTCATTACTTACATAGGCCAGGGCCAACACTTCAGGACATTGGCTTTTTTCTTCTTCCA GAACTTGGTGAGGACAAAGCCTATATAAGTGAGACTCTGTTCACCTTCATCTTTTGTTCTTTTGTGTTG TGGACTTttcaccctttcattttgcagtACAAAAAAATCTATACAGCTCTAGTCTGGTGCAGGGTTCTTGCTTATTTAGTG GCTTGTCAGATTCTCCGGATAGTTACATTCTATTCAACTCACCTTCCTGGTCCAAATTATCACTGCCATCAG GGATCAAAACTTGCCAGGCTTCCCCCTCCAGAGAGTGCAATTGAATTGCTTGTTATCAACT TTTCTCGAGGGGTTAATTATGGCTGTGGTGATTTGATATTTTCATCGCACATGATATTTACCATAGTCTTTGTGCGCACATATCAAAA GTGCATAAAGCAGTTTGCTTGGTTACTTGCTGTGATTCAGAGCCTTCTTATTTTagcatcacacaaacattacaCGGTTGATGTTGTTGTTGCATG GTACACGGTAAATTTGGTAGCTTTTTACATTGACAAGAAAATGCCAG AATTGCCTGACCGATCCACTGGACTCACATCTCTGCCACCTCTACCTGTGAGTAGAGAAAAGGATAGCAGGGGCATGGAAGAACATCACAAATTGCTGAGTGGAGTTTCTGTTGAGATTTCAAATTGA
- the LOC110608605 gene encoding phosphatidylinositol:ceramide inositolphosphotransferase 1 isoform X1, producing the protein MPLYVDRGAPKLWRKICAETSIEVSLVVENWKPLLAGLIFQYIHGLAARGIHYLHRPGPTLQDIGFFLLPELGEDKAYISETLFTFIFCSFVLWTFHPFILQYKKIYTALVWCRVLAYLVACQILRIVTFYSTHLPGPNYHCHQGSKLARLPPPESAIELLVINFSRGVNYGCGDLIFSSHMIFTIVFVRTYQKYGTRRCIKQFAWLLAVIQSLLILASHKHYTVDVVVAWYTVNLVAFYIDKKMPELPDRSTGLTSLPPLPVSREKDSRGMEEHHKLLSGVSVEISN; encoded by the exons ATGCCTCTTTATGTTGATCGCGGGGCTCCCAAG CTATGGAGAAAAATTTGCGCAGAAACATCCATAGAAGTCTCGCTGGTTGTTGAAAATTGGAAGCCTCTTCTTGCTGGACTCATATTTCAG TACATACATGGGTTAGCTGCTCGTGGAATTCATTACTTACATAGGCCAGGGCCAACACTTCAGGACATTGGCTTTTTTCTTCTTCCA GAACTTGGTGAGGACAAAGCCTATATAAGTGAGACTCTGTTCACCTTCATCTTTTGTTCTTTTGTGTTG TGGACTTttcaccctttcattttgcagtACAAAAAAATCTATACAGCTCTAGTCTGGTGCAGGGTTCTTGCTTATTTAGTG GCTTGTCAGATTCTCCGGATAGTTACATTCTATTCAACTCACCTTCCTGGTCCAAATTATCACTGCCATCAG GGATCAAAACTTGCCAGGCTTCCCCCTCCAGAGAGTGCAATTGAATTGCTTGTTATCAACT TTTCTCGAGGGGTTAATTATGGCTGTGGTGATTTGATATTTTCATCGCACATGATATTTACCATAGTCTTTGTGCGCACATATCAAAAGTATGGCACAAGGAG GTGCATAAAGCAGTTTGCTTGGTTACTTGCTGTGATTCAGAGCCTTCTTATTTTagcatcacacaaacattacaCGGTTGATGTTGTTGTTGCATG GTACACGGTAAATTTGGTAGCTTTTTACATTGACAAGAAAATGCCAG AATTGCCTGACCGATCCACTGGACTCACATCTCTGCCACCTCTACCTGTGAGTAGAGAAAAGGATAGCAGGGGCATGGAAGAACATCACAAATTGCTGAGTGGAGTTTCTGTTGAGATTTCAAATTGA